The following coding sequences are from one Streptomyces sp. NBC_01294 window:
- a CDS encoding ABC transporter permease, which translates to MILYLARRLLALAGVLLAIAAVTFLIFHVLPSDPAAAACGKTCSAERLADVRTYLRLDQPLWRQFADFLTGIFTGRTLGTGQYAVACDFPCLGYSYENSLPVWDLLMDRLPVSASLALGAAVLWLVLGLGAGVTAALRKDTVTDKALMVGAVAAASLPVYFTSVMLIYGVIRIAGLLPYPTYQAFTDNPFGWASNLLLPWTALALLYAAMYARQSRGSMIEAMAEPYIRTARAKGMPERTVVVKHGLRSGMTPIVTIFGMDLGSLLAGAVITESIFGLPGVGRLFYGALVNSDQPVVLGVTLLAAFFIVVANLLVDLLYAVIDPRVRY; encoded by the coding sequence TTGATCCTCTACCTCGCCCGCCGGCTGCTCGCCCTCGCCGGCGTGCTCCTCGCCATCGCCGCCGTCACCTTCCTCATCTTCCACGTCCTGCCCTCCGACCCGGCCGCGGCCGCCTGCGGCAAGACCTGCAGCGCCGAGCGCCTGGCCGACGTACGCACGTACCTGCGCCTCGACCAGCCCCTGTGGCGGCAGTTCGCCGACTTCCTGACCGGCATCTTCACCGGCCGCACCCTCGGCACCGGGCAGTACGCCGTCGCCTGCGACTTCCCGTGCCTGGGTTACTCGTACGAGAACTCCCTCCCCGTGTGGGACCTGCTGATGGACCGGCTCCCGGTCTCCGCCTCCCTCGCCCTCGGCGCCGCCGTGCTGTGGCTGGTCCTGGGCCTGGGCGCCGGGGTGACCGCCGCCCTGCGCAAGGACACCGTCACCGACAAGGCCCTGATGGTCGGCGCGGTCGCCGCCGCCTCGCTGCCCGTGTACTTCACCTCGGTGATGCTCATCTACGGGGTCATCCGCATCGCCGGCCTGCTGCCGTACCCCACCTACCAGGCCTTCACCGACAACCCGTTCGGCTGGGCCTCGAACCTGCTCCTGCCCTGGACCGCACTCGCGCTGCTGTACGCCGCCATGTACGCCCGCCAGAGCCGCGGTTCGATGATCGAGGCGATGGCCGAGCCGTACATCCGCACCGCCCGCGCCAAGGGCATGCCCGAACGGACGGTCGTCGTCAAACACGGGCTGCGCTCCGGGATGACGCCCATCGTCACCATCTTCGGCATGGACCTCGGCAGCCTGCTCGCGGGAGCCGTCATCACCGAGTCCATCTTCGGACTCCCGGGCGTCGGGCGGCTGTTCTACGGCGCCCTGGTCAACTCCGACCAGCCCGTGGTCCTCGGCGTCACCCTGCTCGCCGCCTTCTTCATCGTCGTGGCCAACCTCCTCGTCGACCTCCTGTACGCCGTCATCGACCCGAGAGTGAGGTACTGA
- a CDS encoding ABC transporter permease encodes MTATASAAAGPEANEVPPGSSPWQLARRELRRRPAVRVSLCVVLLFVLMALTAPWLGALGGWSPHEFDKSAIDPYLGGQPLGSLGGISAEHWLGVEPVTGRDLFARVVHGAQVSLLIAFAATAIVVLAGTAAGIAAGYFGGRTDAVLSRLMDLTMSFPSLIFMIAMLSVAKDVNRIVLMTTVIGVFGWPGVARVVRGQALSLKHREYVDAARVGGSGPWRILTRDILPGVAGPVIAYTTLLIPGMISTEAALSYLGVGVRPPTPSWGQMIAESVAYYETDPMYFVIPSVFLFLAVLAFTLLGDALRDILDPRGGRS; translated from the coding sequence ATGACCGCCACCGCATCCGCCGCGGCCGGTCCGGAGGCGAACGAGGTCCCCCCGGGAAGCAGCCCCTGGCAGCTCGCCCGGCGGGAGCTCCGCCGCCGCCCCGCCGTCCGCGTCAGCCTCTGCGTCGTCCTCCTCTTCGTCCTCATGGCCCTGACCGCGCCCTGGCTGGGCGCGCTCGGCGGCTGGTCCCCGCACGAGTTCGACAAGTCCGCCATCGACCCCTACCTGGGGGGCCAGCCGCTCGGCTCCCTCGGCGGGATCAGCGCCGAGCACTGGCTCGGCGTCGAACCCGTCACCGGGCGCGACCTGTTCGCCCGCGTGGTCCACGGCGCGCAGGTCTCCCTCCTGATCGCCTTCGCCGCCACCGCCATCGTGGTCCTCGCCGGCACCGCCGCCGGGATCGCCGCCGGCTACTTCGGCGGCCGAACCGACGCGGTCCTGTCCCGGCTGATGGACCTGACCATGTCCTTCCCCTCGCTGATCTTCATGATCGCGATGCTGTCCGTCGCCAAGGACGTCAACCGGATCGTCCTGATGACCACCGTCATCGGGGTCTTCGGCTGGCCCGGCGTCGCCCGCGTGGTCCGCGGCCAGGCCCTCTCCCTCAAGCACCGCGAGTACGTCGACGCCGCCCGCGTGGGCGGCTCCGGCCCCTGGCGGATCCTGACCCGCGACATCCTCCCGGGCGTCGCCGGCCCGGTCATCGCCTACACCACCCTGCTCATCCCCGGGATGATCAGCACCGAGGCCGCCCTGAGCTACCTCGGCGTCGGAGTCCGGCCGCCCACCCCGTCCTGGGGCCAGATGATCGCCGAGTCCGTCGCCTACTACGAGACCGACCCCATGTACTTCGTCATCCCGAGCGTCTTCCTCTTCCTCGCCGTGCTCGCCTTCACCCTGCTCGGCGACGCGCTGCGCGACATCCTCGACCCGAGGGGCGGCCGCAGTTGA
- a CDS encoding ABC transporter substrate-binding protein, which translates to MTKRTQLALATALVAALALGASGCSGTKKGSAGAGASNPAAANDGKILGGTPVKGGTLTVLSNQDFAHLDPARNWTMPTMDFGTRLLYRTLVTFKAEPGKAGSELVPDLATDLGTPSNGGRTWTFTLKEGVKYEDGSPVRAQDVKYNVERSFAPDLTGGPDYAAQYLAGTEGYKGPLQGQHLDSVKTPDDRTIVFELKRPVAEFSATATLPTFAPVPQSQEKGTQYDARPFSSGPYKIESYDRDKKLVLVRNEHWDPGTDTVRKAYPDKFVVVMGLKGGQIDDRIIAGEGADASTVQYADMRPESAPKVLPKPEVKARLLAESQGCTEMLHLNNSRAPFNDPKVREAMQYAVDKEAIVTAGGGPALNEVATAYLPPALSGGKQADTLKIAPSGDPAKAKELLKAAGKETLKVSLAVSTGDKGKAEAIQQGLSRAGVEVVIDTVDPGAYYDVIGDLSTTPDMTLTGWCPDYPSGSTWIPFVFDGRTIKDKGNQGNYSQFRDEATMKRIDEISAMADAKEANQAWIDLDAALMAKSPNVPILLERKPLLVGTNIAGAFGHPVWTGTIDYGTIGLKDPSKSQG; encoded by the coding sequence ATGACCAAGCGCACCCAACTCGCCCTCGCCACCGCCCTGGTGGCAGCTCTCGCACTCGGCGCCTCGGGCTGCTCCGGAACCAAAAAGGGCTCGGCCGGCGCGGGTGCTTCCAACCCCGCCGCCGCCAACGACGGCAAGATCCTCGGCGGCACCCCGGTCAAGGGCGGCACCCTCACCGTCCTGTCCAACCAGGACTTCGCCCACCTCGACCCCGCCCGCAACTGGACCATGCCGACCATGGACTTCGGCACCCGGCTGCTCTACCGCACGCTCGTCACCTTCAAGGCCGAGCCCGGCAAGGCCGGCAGCGAACTGGTCCCCGACCTCGCCACCGACCTCGGCACCCCCTCCAATGGCGGCCGCACCTGGACCTTCACCCTCAAGGAGGGCGTGAAGTACGAGGACGGCTCGCCGGTCAGGGCCCAGGACGTCAAGTACAACGTCGAGCGCTCCTTCGCCCCCGACCTCACCGGCGGTCCCGACTACGCCGCCCAGTACCTGGCCGGCACCGAGGGCTACAAGGGCCCGCTCCAGGGGCAGCACCTGGACTCCGTCAAGACCCCCGACGACCGCACGATCGTCTTCGAACTCAAGCGTCCGGTGGCCGAGTTCTCCGCGACCGCCACCCTGCCGACCTTCGCGCCCGTCCCCCAGTCCCAGGAGAAGGGCACCCAGTACGACGCCCGCCCGTTCTCCTCCGGCCCGTACAAGATCGAGTCGTACGACCGCGACAAGAAGCTGGTCCTCGTCCGCAACGAGCACTGGGACCCGGGGACCGACACCGTCCGCAAGGCCTACCCGGACAAGTTCGTGGTCGTCATGGGCCTCAAGGGCGGCCAGATCGACGACCGGATCATCGCCGGCGAGGGCGCCGACGCCTCCACCGTGCAGTACGCCGACATGCGCCCCGAGAGCGCCCCCAAGGTGCTGCCCAAGCCCGAGGTCAAGGCCCGGCTGCTCGCCGAGTCCCAGGGCTGTACGGAGATGCTCCACCTGAACAACTCCCGCGCCCCGTTCAACGACCCCAAGGTCCGCGAGGCCATGCAGTACGCCGTCGACAAGGAGGCGATCGTCACCGCGGGCGGCGGCCCGGCGCTCAACGAGGTCGCCACCGCCTACCTGCCCCCGGCCCTCTCCGGCGGAAAGCAGGCCGACACCCTGAAGATCGCCCCCTCGGGCGACCCGGCCAAGGCCAAGGAACTCCTCAAGGCCGCCGGCAAGGAGACCCTCAAGGTCTCCCTCGCCGTCTCCACCGGCGACAAGGGCAAGGCCGAGGCCATCCAGCAGGGCCTGTCCCGCGCCGGCGTCGAGGTCGTCATCGACACCGTCGACCCGGGCGCCTACTACGACGTCATCGGCGACCTCTCCACCACCCCCGACATGACGCTCACCGGCTGGTGCCCCGACTACCCCTCCGGCTCCACCTGGATCCCCTTCGTCTTCGACGGACGCACCATCAAGGACAAGGGCAACCAGGGCAACTACAGCCAGTTCCGCGACGAGGCGACCATGAAGCGGATCGACGAGATCAGCGCCATGGCCGACGCCAAGGAGGCCAACCAGGCCTGGATCGACCTCGACGCGGCCCTGATGGCCAAGTCCCCGAACGTCCCGATCCTGCTGGAGCGCAAGCCGCTCCTCGTCGGCACCAACATCGCGGGTGCCTTCGGCCACCCCGTGTGGACCGGCACCATCGACTACGGGACGATCGGACTCAAGGACCCGTCGAAGAGCCAGGGCTGA
- a CDS encoding scabin-related ADP-ribosyltransferase, whose protein sequence is MLKTAIRIASAAVLVTVSLGFGSPAGAAADPYPGTPQQIRDTGPCGPTGGYRASEWMETTTDPTIRPQVDLAAVREAWYWRHDVNTLWRGDSRDPQTIFPSGFAPRGSTLTPLSQWIIGGAGQQNAAHVSTSCERWVAQEFATGGGVDGWVYAIQAPGGIDVNATARQTGIQSTHLWNKEIDFPGGIEGRFIEGACQYHLVRHDPQTNERVYRNLGCVTNSNFRPVVSKGKEKEPAGSPHS, encoded by the coding sequence GTGTTGAAGACTGCAATTCGGATCGCTTCCGCCGCCGTCCTGGTCACCGTCTCGTTGGGGTTCGGCTCACCCGCCGGCGCCGCGGCGGATCCGTACCCGGGCACCCCGCAGCAGATCCGTGACACCGGCCCCTGCGGCCCGACCGGCGGCTACCGTGCGTCGGAGTGGATGGAGACCACGACGGACCCCACGATCCGGCCGCAGGTGGACCTCGCCGCGGTGCGTGAGGCCTGGTACTGGCGGCACGACGTGAACACGCTGTGGCGGGGCGACTCGCGGGACCCCCAAACGATCTTCCCCAGCGGCTTCGCCCCACGGGGCTCGACCCTCACCCCGCTGTCGCAGTGGATCATCGGGGGCGCCGGGCAGCAGAACGCCGCTCACGTGAGCACCAGTTGTGAGCGGTGGGTGGCGCAGGAATTCGCCACGGGCGGCGGGGTCGACGGCTGGGTGTACGCGATCCAGGCTCCCGGCGGGATCGACGTCAACGCCACCGCGCGGCAGACCGGCATCCAGTCGACGCACCTGTGGAACAAGGAGATCGACTTCCCCGGCGGCATCGAAGGCAGGTTCATCGAGGGGGCTTGCCAGTACCACTTGGTCCGCCACGACCCGCAGACGAACGAGAGGGTCTACCGGAACCTCGGCTGTGTGACGAACAGCAACTTCCGTCCGGTCGTGAGCAAGGGCAAGGAAAAGGAACCGGCCGGTTCGCCGCACAGCTGA
- a CDS encoding GntR family transcriptional regulator — MGDLKQHSLIKAQERLRDQVGHALRAALIAGELRPGSVYSAPGLAAELGVSATPVREAMLDLAREGLVEPVRNKGFRITEVSERDLDQFTELRTMIEVPTIGRITKIATVEQLEALRPIAEEIVTSAREHNLIGYLEADRRFHLSLLALAGNDRLVETVGDLRKRSRLYGLTGLDEAGKLVSSAQEHIELLDLMISGDAAAAEACMVRHLGHVRSLWAQGRDEPVGRTPGGLGSGL, encoded by the coding sequence ATGGGTGACCTGAAACAGCACAGTCTCATCAAGGCCCAGGAACGACTCCGCGACCAGGTCGGCCACGCACTCCGAGCCGCGCTGATAGCGGGTGAGCTGCGCCCCGGGAGCGTCTATTCCGCACCGGGCCTCGCGGCGGAACTCGGTGTCTCGGCCACGCCCGTGCGCGAGGCCATGCTCGACCTCGCGCGGGAGGGCCTGGTCGAGCCGGTCCGCAACAAGGGGTTCCGGATCACCGAGGTCAGTGAGCGCGACCTGGACCAGTTCACCGAACTGAGGACGATGATCGAGGTACCGACCATCGGCCGGATCACCAAGATCGCCACGGTCGAGCAGCTGGAGGCGCTGCGGCCCATCGCGGAGGAGATCGTCACCAGCGCCCGCGAACACAACCTCATCGGCTACCTGGAGGCGGACCGCCGCTTCCACCTGTCCCTGCTGGCCCTCGCGGGCAACGACCGGCTCGTCGAAACGGTCGGCGACCTGCGCAAGCGGTCCCGGCTCTACGGCCTGACCGGCCTGGACGAGGCCGGCAAGCTGGTCTCCTCGGCGCAGGAGCACATCGAGCTGCTCGACCTGATGATCAGCGGCGACGCCGCGGCGGCCGAGGCCTGCATGGTCCGCCACCTCGGCCACGTCCGCTCCCTCTGGGCGCAGGGCCGCGACGAACCGGTGGGCCGCACCCCGGGCGGCCTCGGCTCCGGCCTCTAG
- a CDS encoding ornithine cyclodeaminase family protein, translating into MPQLSAEAMAGLITPAAAADALAAALLGGLDPEGCPPRSAIAVPGGGELLLMPAASGAYAGVKIAGVAPGNAARGLPRITGSYLLLDGPTLRPLALFDGAALTTLRTPAVSALALRHLAPAGRPLRLVLFGSGPQAYGHLEATLAVRELAEVVVVARNPGGAQRLAAHARSLGTAARTGAPKEVADADLVICCTTAREPLFDGRLVGPAATVVAVGSHEPTARETDTALVRRAAVYVESRAAALREAGDLLVPEAEGAIGPGHITGTLADLVGGRMPAGGPRSCPQLFKSVGMAWEDLAVAVALYEAAGVRAAQRDIVRWSSARRWCRGSRRKCNG; encoded by the coding sequence ATGCCGCAGCTGAGCGCCGAGGCCATGGCCGGGCTGATCACCCCGGCCGCGGCGGCCGACGCCCTCGCCGCCGCCCTGCTCGGCGGTCTCGACCCGGAGGGCTGCCCGCCGCGCTCCGCGATCGCCGTGCCCGGCGGAGGCGAACTGCTGCTGATGCCGGCCGCGTCCGGCGCGTACGCCGGCGTGAAGATCGCCGGGGTCGCGCCCGGGAACGCGGCCCGCGGACTGCCCCGGATCACCGGCTCGTACCTGCTGCTGGACGGGCCGACCCTGCGCCCGCTGGCCCTGTTCGACGGCGCGGCCCTGACCACCCTGCGCACCCCGGCGGTCTCCGCGCTCGCGCTGCGCCACCTGGCCCCGGCCGGGCGTCCGTTGCGGCTGGTGCTCTTCGGCTCCGGACCGCAGGCGTACGGGCACCTCGAAGCGACCCTCGCCGTACGGGAATTGGCGGAGGTGGTGGTGGTCGCCCGCAACCCCGGGGGCGCGCAGCGGCTTGCCGCGCACGCCCGCTCCCTGGGCACCGCCGCCCGGACCGGGGCCCCGAAGGAGGTGGCCGACGCCGATCTGGTCATCTGCTGCACCACGGCCCGCGAACCGCTCTTCGACGGGCGACTGGTCGGGCCGGCCGCCACCGTCGTCGCCGTCGGCTCGCACGAGCCGACCGCCCGGGAGACGGACACGGCCCTCGTGCGACGCGCGGCCGTGTACGTCGAGTCGCGCGCGGCGGCCCTGCGCGAGGCGGGGGACCTGCTGGTGCCGGAGGCCGAGGGGGCCATCGGGCCCGGTCACATCACCGGCACCCTCGCCGACCTGGTCGGCGGGCGGATGCCGGCGGGCGGGCCGCGGAGTTGTCCACAGCTCTTCAAGAGTGTGGGCATGGCCTGGGAAGATCTCGCTGTGGCGGTCGCGTTGTACGAGGCCGCCGGAGTGCGAGCAGCGCAACGTGACATTGTACGCTGGTCCTCTGCTCGTCGGTGGTGTCGGGGGTCTCGGAGGAAATGCAATGGGTGA